Proteins encoded in a region of the Ornithodoros turicata isolate Travis chromosome 3, ASM3712646v1, whole genome shotgun sequence genome:
- the LOC135388267 gene encoding uncharacterized protein LOC135388267 — protein sequence MPMVLHQRERIDGTMRFPETAPVGERTPRGVTRDMQLALKYGRPVNGIKGPSALVNLLHYDVVWGQSVDYMHCVLLGVTKHLTEIVLSSVSQGSVNSAHQVINNRLLNIKPPHCFTRLPRSLEERSFWKASEWRHWLLFYCLPCTLGVIPQQHWLQLRRLAEAVHVLLLRNLTHCSAVSSKLQHAGKLWTFPNTAMWNA from the exons ATGCCCATGGTGCTTCATCAAAGAGAGCGTATAGATG GTACTATGAGGTTTCCTGAGACTGCCCCAGTTGGTGAGAGAACACCACGTGGAGTGACGAGGGACATGCAGCTGGCTCTGAAGTATGGTCGTCCAGTTAATGGAATCAAGGGGCCTTCGGCACTTGTAAACCTGTTGCACTACGACGTTGTTTGGGGACAGAGTGTAGACTACATGCACTGCGTCCTTCTTGGTGTGACCAAACATCTGACGGAAATTGTTTTATCTTCAGTGAGCCAGG GAAGTGTTAACTCTGCCCATCAAGTTATCAACAACCGCCTCCTGAACATAAAGCCTCCTCACTGTTTCACGAGATTACCGAGGTCCTTGGAAGAACGCAGTTTCTGGAAAGCCAGCGAGTGGAGGCATTGGCTTCTCTTCTATTGCCTTCCTTGTACACTTGGTGTCATTCCGCAACAGCACTGGTTACAACTGCGAAGACTTGCAGAAGCTGTCCATGTTCTCCTGCTCAGAAACCTAACTCACTGCTCGGCAGTGAGCTCAAAGCTGCAGCATGCTGGTAAGCTTTGGACTTTTCCTAACACAGCCATGTGGAATGCTTGA
- the LOC135390007 gene encoding uncharacterized protein LOC135390007, producing the protein MAANLLPPDRIIQSPRGIDVSTCLSWVHAIAPPVDYNGVCNLEDLRLFYFLEGLLQEFVARHASINGNTKMTFNIHQLLHLTKCAEALGPLWAHSAFVFEGGNGVLLKYVTAAKGAPNQVLERVAMLQELDLILSCVTLSPRVGRICENMLGYKRIQSATQLDEASLLGRPKHVTNLTRVEKSALQQVCTACPQSGLEYYRIVVKDIVLHSQNYSKPCKSDSSVIVTKQNEFLQIRRILQVSDSGHPKCVLLCKNILVRDTPEVARFPSYLKECCVSPQETLRAIPISEVYSVCLFISFPREEKAYVCTLPNRIEKD; encoded by the coding sequence ATGGCAGCTAATCTTCTCCCACCAGACCGCATCATCCAATCTCCCAGGGGGATTGATGTGAGCACGTGCCTCTCTTGGGTTCATGCAATCGCGCCTCCTGTAGATTACAATGGTGTTTGTAACCTAGAAGACCTTCGTTTGTTCTATTTTTTAGAAGGCCTCCTTCAAGAGTTTGTTGCAAGACATGCAAGTATAAACGGTAACACGAAGATGACATTCAACATCCACCAACTCCTTCACCTGACAAAGTGTGCAGAAGCCCTGGGACCCCTGTGGGCACATTCAGCGTTTGTGTTTGAGGGAGGTAACGGTGTGCTCCTAAAGTACGTAACAGCAGCAAAGGGTGCACCAAACCAAGTCTTGGAGAGAGTTGCAATGCTGCAAGAGCTCGACCTAATATTATCGTGTGTGACACTCTCTCCACGTGTGGGCCGCATATGTGAAAACATGCTGGGATACAAAAGAATACAAAGCGCAACACAACTGGACGAGGCATCCCTGCTAGGACGCCCAAAGCACGTTACAAACCTCACACGCGTCGAGAAAAGTGCACTGCAGCAGGTTTGCACTGCCTGTCCACAGTCAGGTTTAGAGTATTATCGCATTGTTGTGAAGGACATCGTCCTGCATAGTCAGAACTACTCAAAACCTTGCAAGAGCGATAGCAGTGTAATAGTGACAAAACAAAATGAGTTCCTTCAGATCAGGAGAATACTGCAAGTCTCGGATAGTGGCCACCCGAAGTGCGTACTTCTGTGCAAAAACATTCTTGTGCGTGACACACCTGAGGTAGCAAGGTTTCCAAGCTACTTGAAGGAGTGCTGTGTATCACCGCAAGAGACTCTCCGAGCAATCCCAATATCAGAGGTCTATAGCGTATGCCTTTTCATAAGCTTTCCTCGTGAGGAAAAGGCATATGTATGTACACTTCCAAATCGTATTGAGAAAGATTAG